One Triticum dicoccoides isolate Atlit2015 ecotype Zavitan chromosome 3B, WEW_v2.0, whole genome shotgun sequence genomic window, GAACTAATGTACTAATTAGGCTCTTTGACACATCGGATGCAACATGCATCAAGCAATTAAGGATGACTCGAGCTGTATTTTACAAGCTATGTGACAGGCTTAGGCAGAAGGAGTTGTTAAGTGACACATTTCATGTTTCGGTAGAGGAACAAGTTGCAATGTTCCTATACATGGTCGGTCAGCATCACACAAATTCATCTGTTGGATTTTGGTTCTGGCGATCTAGTGAAACAGTGAGCAGATATTTCAATATTGTCCTGCGTGCGATGGGGGAGTTAGCACGTGATCTAATTTATATTAGATCGACGGACACACACACAAAAATCACTAGCAGCCCGAACAGATTCTACCCGTACTTTGAGGTAATCCTTAGACCATAGATTTTTTTACTGATTATACAAGATCGGCCTAGCCCAAGCTTGACATGAACTTCCCTTTTTCATATTCGTAGGGATGCATAGGGGCACTAGATGGCACTCATGTTAAGGCTTGTGTTCCTGCTCACATGGTGGACAAATTTAGGGGCCGCAAGTCATATCCCTCCCAAAATGTGCTAGCAGTTGTTGACTTCGACCTTCGGTTCACATATGTTCTAGCTGGTTGGGAGGGCTCTGCCCATGATTCTCTTGTGCTAAAAGATGCCCTCTCACGTCCAACAGGTCTGAAAATACCTGAAGGTACATATACAACTTAACATACATGTTTGTCATTGTGGCGTTCCAACTTGACCTCAGCTCACCATTAGTGCAACATGGTTGTAGGGAAATTTTTCTTGGCTGATGCCGGGTATGCTGCAAGGCCGGGGATATTGCCTCCTTATCGTGGTGTGCGTTACCACCTAAATGAATTTGCTGGACCCCATGAAccaactactgaaaaagaattattCAACCACCGTCATTCATCACTTAGGACCACAGTTGAACGAGCATTTGGGGCTCTTAAGAGTCGCTTCAAGATTCTTACTCAGAGGCCCTTCATACCTTTAAAATCTCAGATTAAGGTGGTAGTTGCTTGTTGTGCTTTGCACAATTGGATATTAGAAAATGGTCCAGATGAATATGTTGTGGATGAGGCGACATGGTATGCCAACCTCCCAAGGAGTAGTGGACGGGTTCGTGATGAAGAGGCTGACATACGTGAGTGGGCTGCCAAGCGTGATTTATTAGCTCAACAGATGTGGGCAGATAGAGAGAGTGCAAGTGACAATTGAAGGATGTAGTGTTTTGATTTTGAAGCTACAGATGTCGAAGCTTGTAGTGTATCTTTGATGTATTTTCATGTGAGGGAACAATTGAAGGATGTAGTGTTttgattttgatgaatttatgcaaCTTATTTTATCATTGTAAGATTGTCTGACTTATTTTAGTATGTAAGCTTCAAGTGTTGCTGAAGATGGGTGTTTGTATGCTGGTCGGGACTATGCTTCTAGTGCATTTGTTTAATCACTTTAAATGGTTTGTGTTGGTGACCTATCTGCAGGTCATGGGGAAGCAAAAGCTCACTATAAAGACCGAGGAGGAGTCAAATCCTCGTGAGAAGTACATAACCTGGACTGACGAGGCGACAAGGTTTATGCTTGATTGGTACATTGAGCTTCGTAAGGACAAACCTGCAACTTTCAAGTTCAAGAAACAACACCACTTGCACAGTGCTGATgctttgaatggcaagttttctctTGGTGTCACTCAAACCCAAGTGGACCGACACTACCGGTCATGCAAGGAGAAGTGGGGCTGGGTGCGTCGCGCCATGGCCAATAGTGGCAACGGCTTTGACAGGATTAATTTCACATTCACACTTTCTGAGTCAGAAAAACAAAACCTAAGTGTAAGTTTGTATTACTGTGTTCTCTTGCTTCTATCATAGTCTAATATGAAAATAGGTGGATAGGCTGCTATTGTCCATATATGTGCTTCCTATTCATTGTCCTTTATTGTGATTGCTTAGTATTTTATCATCTTTTTCTTTACCTTATGTGCAGAAAACTGCAGTCAATTATCTTACTAGACCCATCAGGTTTTTTAATCAATTGCAAGAGTTATTCTCTGACCAGTCCCATGCTGATGGCTCGCTTGCAACTGACCAAACCACTGTCAATgtggatgatgatagtgatgacagCGAGGAAGTGAGGGAACTTGAAGCCAATCTAATTCCAGTTGACAGTGATGAAGCTGACTCTGACACTATTAATCGTCATAGTCCTAAAGTTGACTTGGAAGGCAATTCTTTAAACAAGAAGAGCAAGCACGTGTCATCTTCACCTTCCAAGAAGCCAACTAAGGGGAAAGCAAACAAGAAGGGCAAGATATCTAATGATGATATGGCAGCCAGTATCAAGAAGCTAGCTGACTCTCTTGCATCTCCTATTGTTTCTGTGCAACCAATGCCACCTACAGATCCATATGCAAACCTTTGGAAGCGGATAAATGCCCTTACCATACCAGCTAAGGATAAACTTGAGATTGTAGCATATCTATCCAAGCCAGATCAAGAT contains:
- the LOC119274273 gene encoding protein ALP1-like isoform X1; protein product: MDMDQQRYYYYNMLKRRTLCVIVLLLALWYRSRDGRKFRGKGRKYGPLVQRDIYRTNVLIRLFDTSDATCIKQLRMTRAVFYKLCDRLRQKELLSDTFHVSVEEQVAMFLYMVGQHHTNSSVGFWFWRSSETVSRYFNIVLRAMGELARDLIYIRSTDTHTKITSSPNRFYPYFEGCIGALDGTHVKACVPAHMVDKFRGRKSYPSQNVLAVVDFDLRFTYVLAGWEGSAHDSLVLKDALSRPTGLKIPEGKFFLADAGYAARPGILPPYRGVRYHLNEFAGPHEPTTEKELFNHRHSSLRTTVERAFGALKSRFKILTQRPFIPLKSQIKVVVACCALHNWILENGPDEYVVDEATWYANLPRSSGRVRDEEADIREWAAKRDLLAQQMWADRESASDN
- the LOC119274273 gene encoding uncharacterized protein LOC119274273 isoform X2 — encoded protein: MVENLEVMGKQKLTIKTEEESNPREKYITWTDEATRFMLDWYIELRKDKPATFKFKKQHHLHSADALNGKFSLGVTQTQVDRHYRSCKEKWGWVRRAMANSGNGFDRINFTFTLSESEKQNLSKTAVNYLTRPIRFFNQLQELFSDQSHADGSLATDQTTVNVDDDSDDSEEVRELEANLIPVDSDEADSDTINRHSPKVDLEGNSLNKKSKHVSSSPSKKPTKGKANKKGKISNDDMAASIKKLADSLASPIVSVQPMPPTDPYANLWKRINALTIPAKDKLEIVAYLSKPDQDIFRSYLNYADETILGQWVLSFFEPRFQEDGGNGGSATAH
- the LOC119274273 gene encoding uncharacterized protein LOC119274273 isoform X3, with the protein product MGKQKLTIKTEEESNPREKYITWTDEATRFMLDWYIELRKDKPATFKFKKQHHLHSADALNGKFSLGVTQTQVDRHYRSCKEKWGWVRRAMANSGNGFDRINFTFTLSESEKQNLSKTAVNYLTRPIRFFNQLQELFSDQSHADGSLATDQTTVNVDDDSDDSEEVRELEANLIPVDSDEADSDTINRHSPKVDLEGNSLNKKSKHVSSSPSKKPTKGKANKKGKISNDDMAASIKKLADSLASPIVSVQPMPPTDPYANLWKRINALTIPAKDKLEIVAYLSKPDQDIFRSYLNYADETILGQWVLSFFEPRFQEDGGNGGSATAH